From the Bacteroidia bacterium genome, the window TAATTGTTGCAAACTTACTTCCGGATGATTGTTCATATACGCTTGTACAATGCGCCAACCTATCCAATTTCCTGTACGTGCAGGCGACTCTTTATTAAACGCAGCAGTAAACGGACCTTCGTTCGTAAACTTTACAATTTCTGTAAAATCGTTGGAATACAACATTTTTTGTTGAATAAAAAACGCCCACATATTGTATTCGTTTTTGATGCACCAATCGGTTTGTTTTTTCGAGAAATCGGTTTTCAACGTATCGCTCACATCTGGAAGCATCGCATCGGTTACGTATAAAATTTTTCCAGCATGAATAATGTTTGTCAAAAAATTATTTTTAGTTTCGTTTTGTGGAAACTCGGTATTCATCCAGCCTTTTACGCAATCACTTACCATGTATGGCGCCGACATATCTATTGTTTTGTATTGCGGCAATTGCAACATCGGATAAAAACGACAATTGGATCCTAAATACATTTCCAAACAAACTCCCAATACGCCGTCAAAATTAACGACGGAATAATTAAAACCTGACATTAAAACCACTACTTTTTTCGGAATTTTTTTCTCCGGAAAATAATACTTGAAATGTTTGAACGCATCTGTTAAACCTGTTTGTAAAAAGGACACGTTGGCAAATTTTTTTTCACAGCTGTCGTATGCTTCTCGCATGGATGGATCCGTAATAAATCGTTTTAAACTAGTGAGGTATGATGTATCTTTTATCCCGCCATCATTGATAAAATTACTAATCAAATGAGCATAAAAAATACCGTATTTTTTTTCCAATTTTTGAGATTCTAACGCCGTATTATTAGGCGAAAGTTGGAATATCTCTTGATCCAATCGATCTACTTTAACTTCCGGAATTGTTATTTTTGAAACATCTACATCCAAGCGATTATGGCTACACGATGTAAAAAATAACAATACAAGAACCGACTTAAACCTCCTTAAATTTTTCATGTTGAAAATAATGTATGAAAAAAAAACGTAATATTGCTTCTCAATTAAAAACGTCAAAATTATGAAAAAGATACTTACTTTAACTTTTGCGAGCATTTTTGCAATCACAGCATTTGCACAATCCTCTTCCGATAAAAAATTCCATTTCGGATTGGAAGCTGCGCCTGGACTTTATTGGTTCAAGCCTAACACCCCTAATAATGCATCCAATGGTCCAAAGTTAGGATTTAGTTATGGCGTTATGCTCGAATTTGGCTTTACAGATAATTATTCTTTTGCCACCGGCTTGGGCGTTGCTAGTATCGGCGGTACTTATACTAATACGACTACCACTGCTCCAATGAATATCACCACCACCATAGCAAACATAGAGCAATTGCAATATTTGCAAATTCCATTAACGTTAAAAATGAAAACCAATGCGATTGGATTGCTTAAATATTACGGACAGTTTGGTTTAGGACTTGGCGTTAATTTAAAAGCAACTGATAATATTACCACTACTGTTGGATCCGCTCCAGCAACTTCCACAAATGGGAGCGATGTACAAAATGCAACCAATCCAGTTCGTCTTTCTTTGTTGATAGGCGGTGGCGTTGAATTTAATCCGAGTGGCAGTACCGCTTTGGTTGCAGGTTTATTATTTGATAACGGATTTTTAAATGTGAACAAAAGTAGCAGCAGCGAAATCCTCTCCAAAGGACTTCAACTAAATTTGGGCGTGTTGTTTTAGAAAAAAAATAATCTTTACTTTTAATCCCGATTTCACCCATCGGGATTTTTTATTTCTATGAAAATAGCTTTAGCGCAACTTAATTATCATATCGGCAATTTTGAAAAAAATGTTTTCAAAATAAAAAATACTATTCAACAGGCAAAGCTGGGAAAGGTTGATTTAATAGTATTTTCGGAACTTTCGGCGTGCGGATATCCTCCAAAAGATTTACTGGAATACACACATTTTATTCAGCAATGCGAAAATGCGGTAATGGAAATTGCCAAACAATGTGTTGGAATTTCTGCCATTGTTGGTGCGCCAAGCGCGAATAAAAATGCACACGAAAAAAAAATTTTCAATGCGGCTTTTTTTCTTGAAAATGGAGAAATAAAATCCATACATGCTAAAACATTATTACCCGATTACGATGTGTTTGACGAGTGTCGACATTTCGAACAGAATAAAAAATGGGACGTTGTACATTTTAAAAATCATAAAATTGCTTTGACGATTTGTGAAGATTTATGGTACGATGAAAATCCCTTGTACACCGTTAATCCAATGGATGAATTGATGAAACACAATCCGGATTTTATTGTTAATATTGCTGCTTCGCCTTTTTCTACTACGCACGCTGAAATTAGAAAATCTGTTATAACAAAAGCTGTAAAAAAATATAAATTACCCTTATTTTATGTGAATCAAGTGGGTGCGCAAACCGATTTAATTTTTGATGGTGGCTCTATGGTCATAAGCAATGATGGCAAACCGTTCGACGAATTAAATTCTTTTTCAGAAGATTTTAAAATCTATGAAATTTCATCCGATAAAGAAGAATTAAAAAAAATTAGCGAAGAAAAAACACTTCAAAAAAATAATTTTTCGAAAGCTGAAAAAATACAATCTGCTTTGGTGTTAGGGATTCGAGATTATTTCGAAAAAAATAATTTTAAAACGGCTATTGTCGGGCTTTCTGGCGGAATTGATTCTGCCGTAGTGTTGGCTTTGGCTTGTGAAGCGCTCGGTGGAAAAAATATTTTTTCAGTGTTGATGCCGTCTAAATTTTCTTCCGATCATTCCGTTGCTGATGCGCTCGAAATGGTTAAAAATATCGGTTGTCATCATCAACTTATTTCCATCGACAATACGTTTGACACACTCGAAAAAACGATGCAGCCGCATTTTGAAAATCGTCCATTTAACCTGGCAGAAGAAAATATGCAGGCGCGTATCCGCGGAATAATGTTGATGGCTTTGTCAAATAAATTCGGTCACATTTTATTGAATACTTCCAACAAAAGCGAAATGGCTGTGGGCTACGGAACACTCTACGGCGATATGTGCGGCGCATTGTCCGTTATCGGGGATGTGTATAAAACAGAAGTATACGAATTGGCGCACACAATTAATTCAACTAAAAAAGTGATTCCAAAAAATATTTTTTCGAAAGCTCCTTCTGCGGAATTGCGTCACGATCAAAAGGATTCTGATTCCTTGCCGGATTACGAAATTTTAGATAAAATTTTATTTCAATACATCGAAAAAAAACAAAGTGAAAAAGAAATTATTTCTTCTGGTTTTGATATTTTGTTGATAAAAAAAATAATTCAAATGATAAATAATAACGAATACAAACGTCATCAAACGCCGCCTGTATTAAGGGTTTCGGATAAAGCTTTTGGAACAGGTCGTAAAATGCCAATTGTAGGAAAATACTAAATTTGTTTTTATGAAATTACATTTGGGAATAGTTGTTTTCGCTTTTGCTTTTTCGATTGGGTGCCATAGCAAAAAAGAAGTAGAAATTCCTGTCAACGTGTTACCACGAGAAAAAATGGTAAGTGTATTGGTGAAAATAAATCTGTTAGAAGCAAGCATCGATTTGAAGTCGGTGCAGGATAATAAAACAAATCCAAACGCACCTTATTTCGACCCTTTAAAAGAAGAGAAAATTACGGCAGAACAATACAATAAAAGTTTTGATTTTTACAGCCATCATCCAGTACTTATGGATAGCATTTACGACGACGTGTTGGACGAATTGAGCAAGCGCAAAGCGGAAGAAATGAAGCGTTGAAAAAATAATTTTTCAAACGAATAATACCACGATTAATTCCGACAAAAATCCAAGAAAAAATCCAGCATATACTTCCATCGGTCGGTGTGCTTTTAAATGCAATCGAGCATACGCCACGCATCCTGAAATAAAAAATAAACTCATAATTAAAAGGTGCAAATCGACATGTATTTTAAATCCGACACCAGTAAAAAGTCCTGTAATACCGCCAATTCCAGTAGTATGTGCACTTATTTTAAATTCTAAATTTATCAGCATCACAAGTAATAAACTAATGGTTGCGCCTAATAAAAATTGAATAATTGGAAAAGAATTTGGAGAAATAAATTTCAAACTGGCATAAGCCAATGTAAAAAAAACAGCCGTAATAACATACGGAAGTCTGCGTTCTTCTTGACTTTTCAATTCAAAATTTTTAATTTGATGAGAATACTTCAAAGCAATTAAGCACAAAATAGGTAGTGCTAAAGTAAATCCGAAAATAATTTGATACGTTATTTTTTGTACGGAAAGAGGAATCAAAAAATAATTTTCTTGCCCAAAATTAAAAATTAAAAACACCCCAAAAAGAGGCATTAATAAAGGATGAAATAGATATGAAATTATTTTTGCGCTACGCATCTTGAAAAAATATTTTTTCAATTGCCCGCCATGGCGATAATTATTTTGCTGCCTTTTTTCAAGCGCTGATTATCGCTAAAATTATTGATTTTTTTTAATTTTTCAACGCTTAGTCCGTGCGCTTTAGCGATACTCCAAAGGGTATCGCCATTTTGTATCGTGTAATAATCAGAATTATTATTTTTAGATACGTTTTTTCGCTGTTTCTTGTTTGCCGCATAACTTTCTTTTGCTCTGTTTCCTCCAGAAGTAATATAAATCGTTAATTTTTCACCAGCGTGAATGTTGTAAGAACGCAAATTATTCCATTCTTTTAATTCGCGAACGCTGCATTTATAACGACTTGCAATGGTGCTTAAATGTTCGCCTTTTTTTACTCTATACGTTTTCGCAATTGGTTCAGATGCCTGCATCGCCAATATTTGCTCGCTCGTAGCAGTATCTGTTTTTAAATAATTGTAAATGGCTGTTTCGTTGGTGATAAAAGTTCCCACATCTTCTTTCGGTAAACACAAACTGGACTCTTCTCCATCTGGATTGTAAGGCACCACATCTAATTTATATTCCGGATTTAAAAATTCAATTTCTGAAATAGGAATGTGCAATACCGAAGAAATTTGATTGAAAGAAAGTTGTTGTTTTATTTTCACGGTATCTACCTGAAAATAAGTTTTTTGAGGTACTGCCGAAAAAATATTGTGTTCTGCCGTATAATTCAACACATAATTTACAGCGATGAAAGCGGGAACATAACCTTGTGTTTCTTTCGGTAAATACGGACGAATTGCCCAATAATTTGTTTTTCCGCCAGAGCGTCTAATGGCACGACTTACTGTTCCTGGTCCGCTGTTGTAGGCTGCTAAAACCAATTGCCAATCGCCAAAAGTATCGTATAAATATTGAAAATATTCACAGGCTGCAACGGTTGATTTATATGGATCGCTGCGTTCGTCTACGTAAGAAGTTGTATTCAAATTATACATTTTTCCAGTGGTGTACATAAATTGCCACAAACCGCGTGCTCCGGTGCGTGATTTAGCGCTCGGATTTAATGCAGATTCCACTACGGCAAGGTATTTTAATTCCAGAGGTAAATTGTATTTATCGAGCAATTCTTCAAACATCGGAAAATATAATTTCGACATAGCCATAATCCTCGACACCAAATCTCTTCTCCTTACAGCGTAAAGTAAAATGTATTGTTTTACAGCATCGTTATAGGCTAAATCGAAAGGTGATTGCGCATCTAATTTTGCTAAACGAGCTTCGTATATTTTGTCATCGTATTGAGGAACAGAATCCGCAGAGAAATGATATTTTCCTATGATTCTTTTTTGAAGAGATGATTTTTTTGCTGTTTTATCAAAATATTGCAAATTCGATAAACTATCGAGCATCGCAGCAATCGGGTCGTCTTCAAACGTAGTAGTAACAACACTGTCTTTTTTTAGTGTTGGTGCTTTTGCCGGCGCAATCGATTGGGCTGCCGCCGAGAGCGTAAGAAGGAAAGCCGGGAGAAATATGTAGTTCTTCAGTTTCATGCGATACATTATACGGAAAGCAACAAAAAAAGTTAGTTCATCACAAACACGAGTTCTGCAAAGCTAAACAATAAAATCTTTTTTTCAAACTCGAAAAAAAAAATTTCTGCACGACTATATGTTGATTAAATAGTTGGAGAAGGCAAGTAATTCTGTTTCTCCAAACTTTTTTCCCATCAATTGTATTCCGAAAGGCAAACCGTTACTGTGTTTGCCGATGGGTAATGAAATAGCTGGAATTCCTGCAATATTTGCTTGCACGGTAAAAATATCTTCCAAATACATTTTAATCGGATCTGCCGAATTTTTTCCGAAATCAAAAGCTGTTCCTGGAGTTGTCGGAGATAAAATAAAATCGTACTCACTTAAAATTTCCGCTGTTTTATCGTGCAACAAACGTCTTACTTTTTGTCCGCGTGCATAATACGCATCGTAATAACCAGCGCTCAAAACAAATGTTCCGAGCATAATTCTTCGTTTCACTTCCGCGCCAAAACCTTCGCTGCGCGATTGTGTATAGGTAGTTTCCAAATCATTCGCCGTTGCACTTCTATAACCGTAATTAATACCGTCGTAGCGGGATAAATTGGAAGAAGCTTCGGCTGTGGTAAGCACATAATAGGTTGGTACCAGATAGTCGATGTAAGGAAAACCAACCATTTCAATCGTATGTCCTTCTTTTTTTAATTTTTCAATCAGCGTGTCGATGTGCAATTTTATTTCCGGATCTAATCCTTCCTTTTCCATGCAATCCTTTAACACTGCTATTTTTTTCGGCGATTTGTTCTCTAAATTTTTTGAATACTGTTCTGCTTTTTTAGAGGAAACCGTGCTGTCGTATTCGTCTGCGCCTGCAATAATTTCCAGTAAAAGTGCCGCGTCAAAA encodes:
- a CDS encoding porin family protein; its protein translation is MKKILTLTFASIFAITAFAQSSSDKKFHFGLEAAPGLYWFKPNTPNNASNGPKLGFSYGVMLEFGFTDNYSFATGLGVASIGGTYTNTTTTAPMNITTTIANIEQLQYLQIPLTLKMKTNAIGLLKYYGQFGLGLGVNLKATDNITTTVGSAPATSTNGSDVQNATNPVRLSLLIGGGVEFNPSGSTALVAGLLFDNGFLNVNKSSSSEILSKGLQLNLGVLF
- a CDS encoding NAD+ synthase, which gives rise to MKIALAQLNYHIGNFEKNVFKIKNTIQQAKLGKVDLIVFSELSACGYPPKDLLEYTHFIQQCENAVMEIAKQCVGISAIVGAPSANKNAHEKKIFNAAFFLENGEIKSIHAKTLLPDYDVFDECRHFEQNKKWDVVHFKNHKIALTICEDLWYDENPLYTVNPMDELMKHNPDFIVNIAASPFSTTHAEIRKSVITKAVKKYKLPLFYVNQVGAQTDLIFDGGSMVISNDGKPFDELNSFSEDFKIYEISSDKEELKKISEEKTLQKNNFSKAEKIQSALVLGIRDYFEKNNFKTAIVGLSGGIDSAVVLALACEALGGKNIFSVLMPSKFSSDHSVADALEMVKNIGCHHQLISIDNTFDTLEKTMQPHFENRPFNLAEENMQARIRGIMLMALSNKFGHILLNTSNKSEMAVGYGTLYGDMCGALSVIGDVYKTEVYELAHTINSTKKVIPKNIFSKAPSAELRHDQKDSDSLPDYEILDKILFQYIEKKQSEKEIISSGFDILLIKKIIQMINNNEYKRHQTPPVLRVSDKAFGTGRKMPIVGKY
- a CDS encoding DUF4296 domain-containing protein gives rise to the protein MKLHLGIVVFAFAFSIGCHSKKEVEIPVNVLPREKMVSVLVKINLLEASIDLKSVQDNKTNPNAPYFDPLKEEKITAEQYNKSFDFYSHHPVLMDSIYDDVLDELSKRKAEEMKR
- a CDS encoding PAP2 family protein, producing MRSAKIISYLFHPLLMPLFGVFLIFNFGQENYFLIPLSVQKITYQIIFGFTLALPILCLIALKYSHQIKNFELKSQEERRLPYVITAVFFTLAYASLKFISPNSFPIIQFLLGATISLLLVMLINLEFKISAHTTGIGGITGLFTGVGFKIHVDLHLLIMSLFFISGCVAYARLHLKAHRPMEVYAGFFLGFLSELIVVLFV
- a CDS encoding LysM peptidoglycan-binding domain-containing protein; this encodes MKLKNYIFLPAFLLTLSAAAQSIAPAKAPTLKKDSVVTTTFEDDPIAAMLDSLSNLQYFDKTAKKSSLQKRIIGKYHFSADSVPQYDDKIYEARLAKLDAQSPFDLAYNDAVKQYILLYAVRRRDLVSRIMAMSKLYFPMFEELLDKYNLPLELKYLAVVESALNPSAKSRTGARGLWQFMYTTGKMYNLNTTSYVDERSDPYKSTVAACEYFQYLYDTFGDWQLVLAAYNSGPGTVSRAIRRSGGKTNYWAIRPYLPKETQGYVPAFIAVNYVLNYTAEHNIFSAVPQKTYFQVDTVKIKQQLSFNQISSVLHIPISEIEFLNPEYKLDVVPYNPDGEESSLCLPKEDVGTFITNETAIYNYLKTDTATSEQILAMQASEPIAKTYRVKKGEHLSTIASRYKCSVRELKEWNNLRSYNIHAGEKLTIYITSGGNRAKESYAANKKQRKNVSKNNNSDYYTIQNGDTLWSIAKAHGLSVEKLKKINNFSDNQRLKKGSKIIIAMAGN
- the gatA gene encoding Asp-tRNA(Asn)/Glu-tRNA(Gln) amidotransferase subunit GatA, which produces MKTYSSLTAIQKDFSEGKLTCVELVKNYLSRIEEKKHLNIFLEVFSAEALEKATIIDEKIKAGTAGRLAGMVIGMKDNICIKNHKISASSKILENFTSLYSATVTERILAEDAIIIGRCNCDEFAMGSSNENSAFGNVLNPLNEKKVPGGSSGGSAAAVAADLCLAALGTDTGGSIRQPASFCGVIGLKPTYGRVSRHGAIAYASSFDQIGPITKNIFDAALLLEIIAGADEYDSTVSSKKAEQYSKNLENKSPKKIAVLKDCMEKEGLDPEIKLHIDTLIEKLKKEGHTIEMVGFPYIDYLVPTYYVLTTAEASSNLSRYDGINYGYRSATANDLETTYTQSRSEGFGAEVKRRIMLGTFVLSAGYYDAYYARGQKVRRLLHDKTAEILSEYDFILSPTTPGTAFDFGKNSADPIKMYLEDIFTVQANIAGIPAISLPIGKHSNGLPFGIQLMGKKFGETELLAFSNYLINI